A section of the Leptospira kobayashii genome encodes:
- a CDS encoding S8 family serine peptidase, whose translation MKHSYSGDSILRAFKFVFLLSLVLSFSYCKKDKKDPLEDLLNLLILQSLLAPQDGACTDSTDIPSDTYYSSQWHLSNTGSTSSSLLGEDAKATGAWAQGCKGGGVNIAVVDDGMDIDHEDLKANYSTSYQKLYGGSFYGFGTCSSSTGCHGTAVAGIMAAPQNSIGGVGIASKAKISPRNVLFNATDVNAGDAMSTNSAGIFISNNSWGAADNMGLLFPSGSFWRSGIDTALSTGRNGKGTVFFWAAGNGGRSLTAYYGQASSTNIYTDNSNYDGQANYYGVNAVCAIGNDGKKASYSEDGANLLVCAHSLGNNSVGIFTTDVSSTGGYNRGTSSTEPTNRNYTSSFSGTSAASPLAAGVGALIVDANPSLTWRDVRVILARSARQNDPSDAGWFTNGAGLKFNHKYGFGAADANAAVTLAKSWTLLGSVVQKAVTGSTTNASVANNNATGATNTVAVSSSGIGKIEFVDLTLTITTGASDEPGDLQIELTSPSGKTAILASPRACINSTPAFTRCTDFTGYRFGVTTFMDESADGTWSLKVSDLCNYSSSVRTCTSWGGQTSPGTTGVGTHTISSWSMNIRGRAN comes from the coding sequence TTGAAACATAGTTATTCGGGGGATAGTATTTTGCGCGCTTTCAAATTTGTATTTCTTTTGTCTCTTGTTCTTTCTTTTTCATATTGCAAAAAGGATAAGAAAGATCCTTTGGAGGATTTACTCAATCTTCTGATTTTGCAGAGCTTGTTGGCACCCCAGGACGGAGCCTGTACTGATTCTACGGATATTCCGTCTGATACTTATTATTCGAGCCAATGGCACCTCTCCAATACCGGCTCTACATCCAGTTCTCTTTTGGGAGAAGATGCCAAAGCAACCGGCGCATGGGCGCAAGGTTGTAAGGGAGGTGGTGTAAACATTGCGGTCGTTGATGACGGTATGGATATAGACCACGAAGATCTCAAAGCCAATTACTCAACCAGCTATCAGAAGTTGTATGGCGGTAGTTTCTACGGTTTCGGAACTTGCTCTTCTTCCACAGGATGCCATGGAACGGCCGTAGCCGGAATTATGGCAGCGCCGCAAAATTCCATAGGTGGCGTCGGAATCGCTTCCAAGGCGAAAATAAGCCCTCGGAATGTTCTTTTTAATGCCACAGATGTTAACGCCGGTGATGCGATGTCAACGAATTCTGCAGGTATCTTCATCTCGAATAACAGCTGGGGAGCGGCGGACAATATGGGATTGTTATTTCCTTCCGGATCTTTTTGGAGATCGGGGATCGACACAGCATTATCCACCGGTAGAAACGGAAAAGGAACCGTATTTTTCTGGGCCGCTGGAAACGGAGGCAGGTCTTTAACTGCTTATTACGGCCAAGCCAGTAGCACAAATATCTATACCGACAATTCGAATTACGACGGTCAGGCGAACTATTACGGAGTCAATGCCGTTTGCGCCATTGGAAATGACGGTAAAAAAGCTTCCTATTCGGAAGACGGTGCCAATCTACTGGTTTGCGCGCATTCGCTTGGAAACAATAGCGTCGGGATTTTTACAACGGATGTTTCCTCCACGGGTGGTTACAACCGAGGAACAAGCTCTACCGAACCGACAAACAGGAATTATACCAGCTCTTTTAGCGGAACTTCCGCAGCGTCTCCTCTAGCTGCCGGAGTGGGAGCACTCATTGTAGATGCCAATCCAAGTCTAACTTGGAGAGATGTTCGGGTGATTTTAGCGAGATCCGCCAGACAAAACGATCCTTCCGATGCCGGCTGGTTCACAAACGGGGCCGGATTAAAATTCAATCATAAATACGGTTTCGGAGCCGCCGACGCGAATGCTGCGGTAACGCTTGCTAAGTCGTGGACATTGCTTGGATCAGTAGTGCAGAAAGCAGTGACCGGCTCTACCACTAACGCATCTGTTGCGAATAACAACGCAACCGGAGCTACAAATACAGTGGCTGTCAGTTCTTCGGGAATCGGAAAAATAGAATTCGTAGATCTGACTCTCACGATTACAACCGGAGCCTCGGATGAGCCAGGTGATTTGCAAATAGAATTGACTTCTCCTTCCGGAAAAACAGCGATCCTGGCATCTCCTAGAGCATGTATCAATTCAACGCCAGCATTTACCAGATGTACGGACTTTACGGGGTATCGTTTCGGGGTAACTACCTTTATGGATGAATCCGCAGACGGAACCTGGTCTTTGAAGGTTTCGGATTTGTGTAACTATTCAAGTTCTGTGCGTACTTGCACTTCATGGGGTGGTCAAACTTCTCCTGGTACGACGGGTGTCGGAACTCATACAATTTCCTCCTGGTCTATGAACATCAGGGGACGAGCAAATTAA
- the prfA gene encoding peptide chain release factor 1 produces the protein MIDRLKKIQEKYLRIEDELGRATLPDQLKSLSKERSRLTPVYSKAADYLKISQDIEDAKSLLTSENDSDMHAMLKSEVEEGEAKLESLSKELEIMLLPPDPNSGKNILVEIRAGTGGEESGLFCADLFRMYNKYADKVGMKVDVVDSSPTGIGGFKEIVFALEDDRAYDLFKFESGTHRVQRIPDTESGGRIHTSAVTVAVLPEAEEKEIDIKESDLRIDVYRSSGAGGQHVNTTDSAVRITHIPTGIVSASQEERSQIKNRDKAMRMLRARIADQLAESAKLSADALKKAQVGSGDRSERIRTYNFPQGRCTDHRVGFTSHNLPAIMEGDLDELIDALVQEDRAKRLAEAKA, from the coding sequence ATGATAGACAGATTGAAAAAAATACAAGAAAAATACCTTCGCATTGAAGATGAGTTAGGGCGGGCGACTCTACCCGACCAACTGAAGAGTCTTTCCAAGGAAAGATCTCGCCTAACACCTGTCTACAGTAAAGCTGCCGATTATCTTAAAATTTCACAAGACATCGAAGATGCGAAATCCCTTCTCACCTCGGAAAACGATTCCGACATGCATGCTATGTTGAAATCGGAAGTGGAAGAAGGAGAAGCAAAATTGGAATCCCTTTCCAAGGAACTGGAAATCATGTTACTTCCCCCGGATCCCAACTCCGGCAAAAACATATTGGTTGAAATTCGTGCCGGAACGGGAGGAGAAGAGTCCGGATTGTTTTGCGCGGATCTTTTCCGAATGTATAATAAGTATGCTGATAAAGTGGGAATGAAGGTGGATGTAGTAGACTCGAGCCCAACGGGAATAGGTGGGTTCAAGGAAATCGTTTTTGCATTAGAAGACGATCGTGCTTACGATTTATTTAAGTTCGAATCCGGAACACATAGAGTACAAAGGATTCCTGATACCGAATCAGGTGGACGAATTCATACTTCGGCAGTTACTGTTGCCGTTCTTCCGGAAGCGGAAGAAAAAGAAATAGATATCAAGGAAAGTGATCTTCGAATCGATGTTTACCGCTCTTCCGGTGCGGGTGGTCAGCACGTTAACACTACGGACTCGGCAGTTCGAATCACACATATTCCTACAGGGATCGTATCGGCCTCTCAGGAAGAAAGATCACAAATCAAAAACAGAGATAAGGCGATGAGAATGCTGCGCGCCAGAATCGCAGATCAACTTGCGGAATCCGCCAAACTAAGCGCAGATGCTTTGAAAAAAGCACAAGTGGGATCGGGAGACCGTTCCGAAAGGATTCGGACTTATAACTTTCCTCAAGGAAGATGTACTGATCATAGAGTGGGTTTTACCAGTCATAACCTACCAGCCATTATGGAAGGGGATTTGGACGAATTGATCGATGCCTTGGTTCAGGAAGATCGTGCAAAAAGGTTAGCTGAGGCAAAAGCATAA